In the Candidatus Zixiibacteriota bacterium genome, one interval contains:
- a CDS encoding UMP kinase: MSASGNIGSDSLSAKPLKYKRILLKLSGEILVGDRDSGLDERMIAHVCNEVVQVKNLGIETALVIGGGNIFRGLTAAAKGMDRVSADYMGMLATVINALALQDQLEKMGIITRVMSAIKMNEVCEPFIRKRAVRHLEKGRIVIFAGGTGNPYFTTDTAAALRAAEIGAEVLIKGTKVDGVYDSDPVKNPEAVIYDKLTHSDIIKDNLRVMDAAAASVCRENNIPIVVFNLYKNGNLKKIVIGENVGTIVS, encoded by the coding sequence ATGTCTGCCAGCGGAAATATCGGATCGGACTCTTTGTCGGCCAAGCCGCTAAAATATAAAAGGATATTGCTGAAACTTTCCGGCGAGATCTTGGTAGGCGACCGCGATTCCGGCCTTGATGAGCGCATGATTGCCCATGTTTGCAATGAAGTGGTTCAGGTAAAGAATCTCGGTATCGAGACAGCGCTTGTTATTGGAGGCGGAAACATATTCCGCGGTCTTACTGCCGCCGCTAAGGGCATGGATAGAGTCAGCGCCGATTATATGGGTATGCTGGCAACTGTTATAAACGCCTTAGCGCTTCAAGACCAACTTGAGAAAATGGGAATTATTACGCGGGTCATGTCGGCCATCAAAATGAATGAAGTATGCGAACCGTTCATTAGAAAGCGAGCTGTCCGTCACCTTGAAAAGGGGCGAATAGTGATATTTGCCGGCGGTACCGGCAATCCATATTTCACTACCGATACTGCCGCCGCTTTGCGAGCCGCAGAAATCGGCGCCGAAGTGCTTATTAAGGGCACTAAGGTTGATGGTGTCTATGATTCCGACCCTGTTAAGAATCCCGAAGCAGTAATATATGACAAGTTGACTCATTCGGATATCATAAAAGATAATTTGCGGGTTATGGATGCTGCCGCAGCTTCAGTCTGTCGCGAAAATAATATCCCGATTGTTGTTTTTAATTTATACAAGAATGGCAATTTAAAAAAAATAGTAATTGGCGAAAATGTTGGCACCATCGTAAGTTGA
- a CDS encoding phosphatidate cytidylyltransferase has product MSRNLALRLLVAAIGIPALIAICYYNGIFLLGFTILLVGLGSIELSSMLRKRGYYVNNILDVLLPILCILAAYYNYQLINVLLISFLLISLVIVKHYFGKGDSDLTAFLGDLSANMLPVLYIGFLSSFIIYLGKLPETDGLLLIFIFLIVWATDTAAYFGGKTFGKHKLTERLSPKKTWEGFYSGFIGAIIAAVVSMLVFLPISWIQAIVISIVACFFGQLGDLIESGLKRHCRIKDSSAILPGHGGILDRFDSFFFAAPAVYLIMSIWK; this is encoded by the coding sequence TTGAGCAGAAACCTTGCGCTCAGATTATTAGTTGCCGCCATAGGTATCCCAGCATTAATTGCTATATGTTATTATAATGGTATTTTCCTGTTAGGGTTTACAATATTATTAGTTGGACTCGGCAGTATCGAACTGTCATCGATGCTGAGAAAAAGGGGATACTATGTAAATAATATTTTAGATGTTTTACTTCCTATCCTATGTATTTTAGCCGCTTATTATAATTACCAGCTCATTAATGTACTGCTTATATCATTTCTGTTAATATCGCTGGTGATTGTTAAGCATTATTTCGGCAAAGGCGATTCCGACCTGACAGCTTTCTTGGGAGATTTATCAGCCAACATGCTGCCGGTTTTATATATCGGTTTTCTGTCGTCTTTTATAATCTATCTTGGCAAACTGCCGGAAACAGACGGTTTGCTTTTAATATTTATATTCCTGATAGTATGGGCGACTGATACCGCTGCCTATTTTGGCGGCAAAACATTCGGCAAACATAAGTTGACCGAGCGGCTTTCCCCAAAAAAGACATGGGAGGGTTTCTATAGCGGCTTTATCGGAGCAATAATTGCGGCAGTAGTCAGTATGCTGGTTTTTCTGCCGATTAGCTGGATACAGGCGATTGTTATATCGATTGTCGCTTGCTTTTTCGGTCAGTTAGGCGACCTTATAGAATCAGGCTTGAAACGTCACTGCCGGATAAAAGATTCATCGGCGATATTGCCCGGTCATGGCGGGATTTTAGACAGGTTCGATTCATTCTTTTTCGCTGCGCCGGCTGTATATTTGATAATGAGTATTTGGAAATGA
- a CDS encoding isoprenyl transferase, translating into MSPIEAQKEQILAKDNLPEHVAIIMDGNGRWARSRGLPRTVGHKNGVKTVKKIVRAAGDIGLSYLTLFTFSTENWKRPKSEVSAIMNLLYETTRRELNELLEKNVRLITTGDIEELSKSRRDILKDAMERTSNNTGLTLNLALNYSGRHEIILAVKKIANDAADGKLKSDNIDEKLFAKYLQTNGIPDPDLLIRTSGERRLSNFLLWQTSYTEMYITDVLWPDFNENDFYRAIIDFQERERRFGRIKQTQESKG; encoded by the coding sequence ATGTCCCCCATTGAAGCTCAAAAAGAGCAGATTCTTGCCAAGGACAATCTTCCGGAACATGTTGCCATTATCATGGATGGCAATGGAAGATGGGCTAGGTCGAGAGGTCTGCCGCGTACTGTCGGGCACAAGAATGGCGTGAAGACGGTCAAGAAAATTGTTCGGGCTGCCGGCGATATTGGCTTATCCTATCTGACTCTATTTACATTCTCAACCGAAAACTGGAAGCGTCCCAAGAGCGAAGTTTCTGCTATTATGAACCTCCTTTATGAGACCACTCGCCGCGAACTAAACGAGCTTTTGGAAAAGAATGTCCGCTTGATAACAACCGGCGATATTGAAGAGTTGTCAAAAAGCCGCCGGGATATTTTAAAGGATGCTATGGAGCGAACCTCAAATAATACCGGTTTGACCCTGAATCTGGCGCTAAATTATTCGGGACGTCATGAAATTATTCTGGCGGTTAAAAAAATCGCCAACGATGCCGCTGACGGCAAGCTTAAAAGCGATAATATAGATGAAAAACTGTTCGCCAAGTATCTGCAAACAAACGGTATTCCCGACCCGGATTTGCTCATAAGAACATCCGGGGAAAGACGATTATCCAATTTCCTATTGTGGCAGACGTCATATACTGAAATGTATATTACTGATGTTTTATGGCCTGATTTCAATGAGAATGATTTTTATCGAGCTATTATCGATTTTCAGGAACGCGAACGTAGGTTTGGCCGCATTAAACAAACTCAGGAGTCCAAAGGGTAA
- a CDS encoding UbiA family prenyltransferase, translating to MKTIDIYDHLFILRPMLHLPVWTIMILGYYRSQPADSSWYILPVSLLLGTGIFGAVFLTNQIYDIESDRLNNKLFFLPRGIVKLSVAWLMTILLNFVSLIAAFSISFSVGLASLLVIILGILYSVPPIALKNKDWLAAFANGLGHGTLVFVIGYCAGGGSFIGGIVKSIPYFMAVAAVYIGTTLPDIEGDQETGKLTIGVVFGVQKTVYIILLYYIAAIIFGYLTNDTPFLLASLFAAPFYIWLVISKTIKAAVLAIKISILSLTFAAGYYYPGYIVFLIGLIIATRFYYKRRFNMTYPSIK from the coding sequence ATGAAAACAATCGACATATACGACCACCTATTTATACTTCGCCCGATGCTTCACCTGCCGGTGTGGACAATCATGATACTGGGGTATTATCGAAGCCAGCCAGCCGATTCGAGTTGGTATATTCTGCCGGTATCGCTTCTGCTTGGCACAGGCATATTTGGCGCAGTATTTCTTACCAACCAAATCTATGACATCGAATCCGACCGATTAAACAACAAACTATTCTTTCTACCAAGAGGCATTGTTAAACTAAGCGTTGCCTGGCTGATGACAATACTACTGAATTTTGTTTCATTGATTGCGGCTTTCAGCATTTCATTTTCCGTGGGATTGGCTTCATTATTAGTAATCATTCTGGGCATACTATACTCGGTTCCGCCGATTGCCTTAAAAAACAAAGACTGGCTGGCAGCTTTTGCCAATGGTCTTGGTCATGGCACATTAGTGTTTGTAATCGGTTATTGTGCCGGCGGCGGTTCGTTCATCGGCGGGATAGTTAAATCGATACCATATTTCATGGCGGTGGCCGCAGTGTATATCGGCACAACTCTACCTGATATAGAAGGCGACCAAGAGACGGGCAAATTAACTATCGGTGTGGTTTTCGGTGTGCAAAAGACGGTGTATATAATCTTATTATATTACATAGCCGCGATAATCTTTGGCTATTTGACTAATGATACTCCATTTTTATTAGCCTCGCTTTTTGCTGCGCCGTTTTATATCTGGTTAGTTATTTCGAAAACTATCAAAGCAGCGGTATTGGCAATCAAGATATCTATACTGTCATTAACATTTGCGGCAGGATATTATTATCCGGGCTATATTGTTTTCCTTATCGGTTTGATAATTGCCACCCGGTTTTATTATAAACGCCGCTTTAATATGACATATCCATCGATAAAATAA
- the rpsB gene encoding 30S ribosomal protein S2: MPKLDIKNLLEAGVHFGHQTKRWNPKMKKFIFTARNGIYIIDLKKTLLSIQRASAKIQQISADGDKILFVGTKKQAKLVVKDESKRCGQFYVNERWLGGTMTNFQTIKGNIKKLKQIEKMKEEGHFDNITKKESMKLEKERIRLEKFLSGIKEMVKLPAALVVVDAKKERIAVAEANILKIPVIAILDTNTDPDPIDYPIAANDDAIKSISVIVRALADAIIAGKNIVEEDEMAVEKEEKTKTVDTEIDKEKEK, from the coding sequence ATGCCCAAACTTGATATTAAAAACCTGCTTGAAGCAGGCGTTCATTTCGGACATCAAACAAAACGTTGGAACCCAAAAATGAAGAAATTCATCTTTACGGCTCGCAACGGCATCTATATTATTGATTTGAAAAAAACACTGTTGTCTATTCAGCGCGCTTCCGCCAAGATTCAGCAAATCTCAGCTGATGGCGATAAAATCCTGTTTGTTGGCACTAAAAAGCAGGCTAAATTAGTTGTGAAAGATGAATCTAAAAGATGCGGTCAGTTTTATGTCAATGAACGCTGGCTCGGCGGCACTATGACAAATTTCCAGACAATCAAGGGCAATATTAAAAAGCTTAAACAGATTGAGAAAATGAAAGAAGAGGGGCATTTTGATAATATCACCAAAAAAGAAAGCATGAAGCTTGAGAAAGAAAGAATCCGCCTTGAAAAGTTTTTAAGCGGAATTAAAGAAATGGTAAAACTTCCCGCCGCGCTTGTTGTTGTGGATGCCAAGAAAGAGAGAATCGCTGTAGCTGAGGCTAATATATTAAAAATTCCGGTAATCGCCATTCTCGATACAAATACAGATCCCGATCCAATTGATTATCCAATAGCCGCCAATGATGACGCCATCAAATCAATCAGTGTTATTGTCAGAGCTTTGGCGGATGCTATAATTGCCGGCAAAAACATAGTCGAGGAAGATGAAATGGCGGTTGAGAAAGAAGAGAAAACAAAGACTGTTGATACAGAAATAGATAAGGAAAAGGAAAAATAA
- a CDS encoding C40 family peptidase, giving the protein MSRCCLILLVLSLIINCGSKPYYHPIKSRFSDSDKNKLKYVSKGYLGVPYRYGGTGKHGFDCSGFVYRVYSDALNRKLPRTTKGLFKASYDISVSQAQTGDLVFFRIKSGKLDHVGMMLNKSGFIHTSKSRGVVVSYLGEDYYWKRFAGIRRLR; this is encoded by the coding sequence ATGTCGAGATGCTGTCTTATATTACTGGTACTATCGCTGATTATCAACTGCGGGTCGAAACCGTATTACCATCCCATAAAAAGCAGATTCTCCGATTCGGATAAAAATAAGCTGAAATATGTTTCCAAAGGTTATCTTGGTGTTCCTTATAGATACGGCGGCACTGGCAAGCATGGATTCGATTGTTCGGGGTTTGTATATCGCGTTTATAGTGATGCTTTAAACCGAAAGCTTCCCCGAACTACAAAAGGGTTGTTTAAGGCAAGCTATGATATTTCTGTCTCGCAGGCTCAAACCGGTGATTTAGTCTTCTTTAGAATAAAGAGCGGCAAGCTTGACCATGTGGGGATGATGCTTAATAAGAGCGGCTTTATCCATACCTCCAAATCAAGGGGCGTTGTAGTATCGTATTTGGGGGAGGATTATTACTGGAAGCGGTTTGCCGGCATCCGAAGGCTGAGGTAA
- the frr gene encoding ribosome recycling factor, translating into MLKKLYKDTEERMKKAMEALSREMAYVRTGKATPKILDGIKVDYYGTPTPLIQLASISAPDPKMLVVQPWEKTIIPEVIKALQKADLGLNPIAEPNIIRLPVPPLNEERRMEMVKLVKKLGEDGKIAIRNIRRDSNDKLKKAEKNSEITEDDLELGQKQVQEYTNKSIEKISEMVKLKEQEVIEI; encoded by the coding sequence ATGTTGAAAAAACTGTACAAAGACACAGAAGAAAGAATGAAAAAAGCTATGGAGGCATTAAGCCGGGAAATGGCTTATGTAAGAACAGGAAAAGCTACTCCAAAAATTTTAGATGGAATTAAAGTTGATTATTATGGAACTCCTACGCCGTTAATCCAGCTGGCTTCAATAAGTGCTCCCGATCCTAAAATGCTGGTTGTTCAGCCTTGGGAAAAGACAATTATACCAGAGGTGATTAAAGCACTTCAAAAAGCAGATTTGGGGCTTAATCCAATCGCCGAGCCAAATATTATTCGTCTGCCGGTGCCGCCATTAAATGAAGAGAGACGTATGGAAATGGTGAAGCTGGTCAAGAAACTTGGTGAGGATGGCAAGATCGCTATAAGGAACATTCGCCGCGATTCTAACGATAAATTAAAGAAGGCGGAAAAGAACTCGGAAATCACTGAGGATGACCTTGAATTAGGTCAGAAACAGGTGCAGGAATATACCAACAAGAGTATTGAAAAAATTTCCGAAATGGTGAAACTGAAAGAACAGGAGGTAATAGAGATATAG
- the rpsI gene encoding 30S ribosomal protein S9 produces the protein MATDYFRGLGTRKKAIAQVRLKQGAGKNYVNGRDMLKYLCRQNLVTHALAPLEEVKLMGKVDIIAKVTGGGLSGQAGALRMGISRALVNMDSQYRPALKKCGFLTRDARMVERKKYGLVKARKRFQFSKR, from the coding sequence TTGGCAACAGATTATTTCAGAGGGTTGGGAACCCGTAAAAAAGCTATAGCGCAGGTTAGGTTAAAACAGGGCGCTGGTAAAAACTATGTAAACGGTCGCGATATGCTCAAATATCTTTGCCGTCAAAATCTGGTAACGCACGCCTTAGCGCCTCTTGAGGAAGTTAAGCTGATGGGCAAAGTTGACATTATTGCCAAGGTTACTGGCGGTGGGCTTTCCGGTCAGGCTGGCGCTTTGCGTATGGGGATTTCCAGAGCATTGGTGAATATGGATTCTCAATATAGGCCGGCGCTGAAGAAATGCGGCTTTTTGACGCGCGATGCGCGAATGGTTGAACGTAAGAAATATGGCTTAGTTAAAGCCCGTAAGCGTTTCCAATTCTCGAAACGTTAA
- a CDS encoding PD40 domain-containing protein, whose translation MKLLSMILAPIIIAMACSSQEQKPESKEHPELPDRMAITFKNIAEIAIVKQLTDQKSDMSPFFSRDGKRIYFTRLLSPSSDDTSNMRQYAQDEYFSIDYQNDKMYFHDSLPEKPKPDIISEIPLPSMTTEWPLIAYKKSKAIYFCTQSKSDKRHLNIYKLMDDSLAQISYGSRPAFLQTVSDDEHYLAFLYGKNLSRLIIMDLYSGRFYEIPKGKDESNQFDYEASFSSDSKHLLFLRSGDLHTKNDVPYGDVPYGDIWLVEFYGDSMQ comes from the coding sequence ATGAAATTGCTCTCGATGATACTCGCGCCCATCATTATTGCCATGGCTTGCTCATCACAAGAGCAGAAACCCGAATCTAAAGAGCATCCCGAACTGCCCGATAGAATGGCGATAACCTTTAAGAATATTGCCGAAATTGCCATAGTTAAACAGCTAACCGACCAAAAATCAGATATGTCTCCATTTTTCAGCCGGGATGGCAAACGCATATATTTCACCCGTCTCTTGTCGCCCTCATCCGATGACACATCGAATATGAGGCAATATGCTCAGGATGAATATTTTTCGATAGATTATCAAAATGATAAAATGTATTTCCATGATAGCCTTCCCGAAAAACCTAAGCCAGATATAATTTCGGAAATACCCTTGCCCTCGATGACAACCGAATGGCCCCTGATTGCTTACAAGAAATCGAAGGCAATTTATTTCTGCACTCAAAGCAAGTCAGATAAAAGACATTTGAATATCTACAAATTAATGGACGATTCGCTTGCTCAGATATCTTACGGTTCAAGGCCGGCTTTTCTTCAGACAGTTTCGGATGATGAACATTATCTGGCATTTCTCTATGGCAAAAACCTTAGCCGGTTGATTATAATGGATTTATATTCGGGACGGTTTTATGAAATACCCAAAGGCAAAGATGAATCGAATCAATTTGATTATGAAGCAAGTTTTTCATCAGACAGCAAGCATCTCTTGTTTCTGAGGTCAGGCGATTTACACACAAAAAACGACGTGCCGTATGGCGACGTGCCGTATGGCGATATCTGGCTAGTTGAGTTTTATGGGGACAGCATGCAGTAA
- a CDS encoding polyprenyl synthetase family protein has product MIDFFSTLKDYKKQVDEYIFARLPNSHLVPEINNLFEMMIDYPKRGGKGLRPSILLIFCRAFGGEIKSAINTAAALELFQNWIVIHDDIEDCSEMRRGKPALHIKYGVPLALNAGDALAGKMWEFLKNNRRILGPELTLDVVEHFLEMYHMTTVGQHIELSWVQNKQWDLTGDDYFNMCRHKTSWYTCATPSWLGAMIAGADVKFKDIIFDFGLDLGIAFQIQDDVLNLAGDEKVYGKEISGDLWEGKRTLIAINLMDKASPDEKIYLKKIFDMPRHQKKSEDIDNIMGLINKYDCIQSAMASSIELATMAKMKFAKLNGYINNGQNKLILEMIDFMINRKF; this is encoded by the coding sequence ATGATCGATTTCTTTTCAACCCTCAAGGATTATAAAAAGCAGGTGGATGAGTATATATTCGCCCGCTTGCCGAATTCTCATTTGGTTCCGGAGATAAACAACCTGTTTGAGATGATGATAGACTATCCCAAACGCGGCGGCAAAGGTTTGCGGCCCTCCATACTTTTAATATTCTGCCGTGCTTTTGGCGGCGAAATAAAATCGGCAATTAATACCGCCGCTGCCCTCGAGCTTTTCCAAAACTGGATTGTTATCCATGATGATATTGAAGATTGTTCCGAGATGCGGCGCGGCAAACCGGCCTTGCATATAAAATACGGCGTGCCGCTGGCATTAAATGCCGGAGATGCACTGGCAGGCAAGATGTGGGAATTTCTCAAAAACAACCGCCGGATTCTTGGCCCGGAACTTACTCTCGATGTGGTCGAGCATTTTCTGGAAATGTATCATATGACTACTGTCGGCCAGCATATTGAGCTTTCCTGGGTGCAGAATAAACAATGGGATTTAACCGGCGATGATTACTTTAATATGTGCCGTCATAAAACATCATGGTATACTTGCGCCACACCCTCATGGCTCGGCGCTATGATTGCCGGCGCTGATGTGAAATTCAAAGATATTATCTTCGATTTCGGACTGGATCTCGGCATCGCTTTTCAAATTCAGGATGATGTGCTTAACTTAGCCGGGGATGAGAAGGTTTATGGCAAAGAAATCAGCGGCGATTTATGGGAAGGCAAAAGAACTCTTATAGCTATCAATCTTATGGATAAAGCCAGTCCTGATGAAAAAATATATCTGAAAAAGATATTCGATATGCCTCGTCATCAGAAAAAATCCGAAGACATCGATAATATCATGGGATTGATTAATAAATATGATTGCATACAAAGCGCTATGGCTTCCTCAATCGAACTGGCGACTATGGCTAAAATGAAATTTGCTAAACTCAATGGTTATATAAATAATGGCCAAAATAAGCTAATTCTGGAAATGATAGATTTTATGATTAACCGCAAATTCTAA
- a CDS encoding ubiquinone/menaquinone biosynthesis methyltransferase — protein MNKKYFTDNASKKIFIHRMFDDISIRYDFLNRVISFGSDGYLRKKTIAPHINDKTVLDICSGTGDLSRMLLKQPDFNGVVILGDFSKGMIRLASQKFAANDNVFYVLCDAEDLPFKGSSFDGIINGYALRNLTDIEAFGAEIHRTLMPSGKSSIIDFAHPPGKLFAWLFHLYFYKILPLLSRLFTKKNYAYRYLPDSLKAFLKQDEILKTLKQDRLSGHYENILKGAVAIYRLRK, from the coding sequence ATGAATAAAAAATACTTCACCGATAACGCTTCAAAAAAGATATTCATCCATCGCATGTTTGATGATATCAGCATCAGGTATGATTTCCTAAACCGGGTAATATCATTCGGCAGCGATGGCTATCTAAGGAAGAAAACCATAGCTCCTCATATAAACGACAAAACCGTTTTGGATATCTGTTCGGGTACCGGCGATTTATCGCGGATGCTTCTCAAACAGCCCGATTTTAACGGTGTTGTTATCCTTGGCGATTTCTCGAAAGGAATGATTCGATTAGCCAGTCAGAAATTTGCCGCTAATGATAATGTCTTTTATGTTCTCTGTGATGCCGAAGACCTGCCGTTTAAAGGCTCTTCATTTGACGGCATCATCAATGGCTATGCGCTGCGCAATTTGACCGACATTGAAGCGTTCGGTGCGGAGATTCATCGAACGCTAATGCCAAGCGGCAAGTCATCGATAATAGATTTTGCGCATCCGCCCGGCAAACTGTTTGCCTGGTTGTTTCATCTGTATTTCTATAAGATTTTGCCATTGCTTTCGAGATTATTTACCAAGAAGAATTATGCCTATCGATATTTACCGGATTCCCTGAAAGCTTTCCTGAAGCAGGATGAGATCTTAAAGACACTGAAGCAGGATAGGTTATCCGGTCATTATGAAAACATTCTCAAAGGAGCAGTGGCGATTTACAGGTTGAGGAAATAG
- the tsf gene encoding translation elongation factor Ts: MEITAAMVKQLREKTGVGLMDCKKALKESDGDIEKAIKTLREQGLAKAAKKSTRAANEGSITSYIHPGSKLGVLLEVNCETDFVARTDDFINLCKDIAMQCAAANPLVVKREELSQEMVEKEKEIYKTQALNEGKPEKIVDKIITGKIEKYFSEVTLLEQSFVKDQDKTIQDVINEAIAKLGENIQIKRFARFRLGE, encoded by the coding sequence ATGGAAATCACTGCTGCGATGGTTAAACAACTTCGTGAAAAAACCGGCGTTGGCCTGATGGATTGCAAAAAAGCTCTTAAGGAATCGGACGGTGATATCGAGAAAGCTATCAAAACGCTGCGAGAACAGGGATTAGCTAAGGCGGCTAAAAAATCAACCCGAGCTGCTAATGAGGGTTCAATCACTTCTTATATACATCCCGGCAGCAAACTCGGTGTCTTGCTTGAAGTAAATTGCGAAACCGATTTTGTAGCCCGCACCGATGATTTTATTAATCTCTGCAAGGATATTGCTATGCAATGCGCCGCGGCTAATCCGCTTGTCGTCAAAAGAGAAGAATTGAGCCAAGAGATGGTTGAAAAGGAAAAAGAAATCTACAAAACTCAGGCTTTAAATGAAGGCAAGCCGGAAAAAATTGTCGATAAAATCATCACCGGCAAAATCGAAAAATACTTCAGTGAAGTAACGTTGCTCGAACAGTCGTTTGTTAAGGATCAGGATAAAACCATACAGGACGTTATTAATGAAGCTATTGCCAAACTTGGCGAGAATATCCAAATTAAGAGATTTGCAAGATTCCGTTTAGGGGAATAG